A region of the Deltaproteobacteria bacterium genome:
GTATCACTTCCAGCATCATAATAATATTCAGTACCGGTATCAGGCAGACGCTCAGGTATTTTATCGTATCCGTAGCGTCGAGCTAATTCTTCAATTATATCAACTTCACGCATGAGATCTGGACGAAAACTCGGAACAATAACTCGTATGGCTGCCTCTGTACGTCCAGCGACACGTATCTCTAAGGGTTCTAAAAGTTGGACGATAGTCTCGGCATTCAATTCAATACCAAGCAGACGTTTGACACGAGCAAAACGAATCGGCACCTCACGGGTAAGTTCTAACTTTGCAGCTACCTCAAAATAACCCTTTGCTACTTCACCCTCAGCAATCTCAACTAATAATTGCGCACAACGATCAATCGCCCTAATAACCGCACCAGGATCACAGCCACGTTCAAAACGCATTGATGATTCTGTACGCATTGCATGTCTTTTTGCAGTACAACGAACGCGTGCAGGGTCGAAATAGGCACTTTCAAGTAATACCGTTGTTGTTGTTGCAGTAACTTCAGAATTTTGACCGCCCATTACTCCCGCAAGGGCCAAAGCACGACGACTATCAGCAATAAGCAGATCATCTTCACCAAGCCTAATATCGTTGCCATCAAGAGTTTTGATTTGCTCATCTTTTTGGGCATGGCGTACATGCAGAGTTGGCAGACCTTCTTCACTAGCAATTTGACTAATATCAAAGGCATGCAAGGGCTGCCCCATCTCAAGTAAAACATAGTTAGTTGCATCGACAATGTTGTTAATTGAGCGCATCCCTGCTTGTTCAATGCGATTAATTAGCCACTTTGGTGACGGACCAACTTTTACATGGCGAACAACTCGAGCGACATAACGTTTGCAGCCATTAGTATCGTCAATAATTACTCGTGCTAACGAGCGTATTTCCGGACCTTTTTCAGTCAAACGAAAAGATGGCAACTTTAATTTTTTACCGGTGGCTGCAGCTATTTCACGTGCAACACCGATATGCGATAATAAATCAGGACGATTAGGAGTGATACCCAAAGTTATACTTGGCCCAATACCGGCAATTTCTAAGACATTCGAGCCAATTTCAGCATCATTGCCAAGATCCCACAGACCTTCACTAGATGATTCAAGACCTAAATCTGCACGCGAACATAACATGCCAGCGCTCTCAATACCGCGAATTAAGCGTGGTTCAATATCAAAAGCTGGTACTTGCGCACCAATTGGCGCAAAAGGTGCTCGCATACCAACGGTAACATTAGAAGCACCACAAACAACTTGATGCCTGGCTTTGCCATCAAACACTTTGCAGACATGTAAACGATTAGCATTTGGATGCTCATCACATTCTTCAATCAAACCTACGATAACTTTTTTTACTTTGGCAGCAGAGTCTCGTACTGCTTCGACTTCAATACCTACAGCGGTAAGCTTTTGCACCAATTGGGGCAACTCGGGCAATTCAACAAATTCACTAAGCCAATTCAGACTAATTTCCACTAGCTACTCCTTGTGTCCTTGCTCATCCAAATTGGCGTAAAAAACGCAGGTCATTTTCAAATAAAACGCGTATATCATCTATGCCATAGCGCAGCATCGCGATGCGTTCGATACCCATGCCAAAAGCAAAACCCTGTACTTTTTCAGGATTGTAGCCAACAGCCTCAAAAACCGCAGGATCGATCATACCAGAGCCTAAAATCTCTAACCAGCCAGTCCCCTTGCAAACACGACAAGTACCTCCTACTCCACCGCAAGCGCTACAACTTACGTCGACCTCGGCTGAAGGCTCAGTAAAAGGGAAGAAACTGGGACGAAAACGTACTTTTGCTCCGACACCAAATAAGCGCTCTGCTAAACGGTGTAAAACCCCTTTTAAATCAGCAAATGTGACTTTTTCATCAACCCAAAATCCCTCTATTTGATGAAATACTGGCGAATGTGTAGGGTCAATATCATCGTTACGAAAAGTCATACCTGGAGCCACAATCCGTAACGGTGGCTTTCGGCCTAACATAACTCGTGTTTGCACATTTGAAGTATGCGGTCGTAGAACAACCTGCTCAGTAATGAAAAAAGTGTCTTGCATATCACGAGCAGGGTGGTTTGCTGGAATATTTAACGCCTCAAAGGTATACCAATCATGCTCGACTAAAGGACCTTCGGCTACAGAAAATCCTAATTCTGTAAGGATACGAATCACTTCAGCTTCAACCAGACGCAGCGGATGTGGCGCACCAGCAATCACACGGCGACCTGGTAAAGTTACATCATAGCTACCTGCTTTTTGCTTTTGCTTAACCGCTACAGCATTAATACGTTTTTGTGCTGATTCTAAAGCGGCTTCGATCGCTTGTTTGACTTCATTGATACGTTGACCAGCTTGCGGGCGTTCATTAGCAGCAAGTTCACGCAAACCCTGCATAGCCTTGCCAATGGCACCCTTTTTCCCCAGATACTCAGAACGTATTTGGGTAATATCGTGCTCAGTAGTTGCGTTTTGCAGCTTTACTAAAACTGCATCTTCAATACGTTTAAGATCTTCCATGCTCACGTAGAGTCATATAAATTACCGCTATCGCTATAACCACGGTTATAAGAATTTACTTAAGAAAACTCTAGCGCCGCTATTAAAGCTAGCAATACAACACTAAAGAGCTTGTTTAGCAGCATTAGCGATGGCACTAAATGCTGTTGCATCGCTACGTGCTAACTCGGCAAGCACGCGGCGATCGATCTCGATCTTTGCCCGTGAGAGACCTGCTATAAAACGGCTGTAAGAAAGGCCCAAAGGTCGTACCGCCGCGTTAATACGAGCTATCCATAAACTACGATATTGTCGCTTTGCTTGTTTACGACCACTGAAAGCATACGCCAGAGCACGATCAACTGTCTCTTTTGCGGGGGCGAATAATTTACGCCGCCCACCATAGAATCCCTTAGCGCGTTTAAATACGGCCTTACGGCGCGCGCGTGTTTTTGGTCCACCTTTTGTGCGAGGCATGATTTATACTCCTAAAAAAATAATCGCGGGTGTACTCGGAGCTAAATTAACCTTAGGCATATGGCAATAAGCTTTTTGCCATAGCTTCATCAGCAGGACCGAGTAATTTTCCACCACGCAGATTGCGCTTACGCTTACGCGATTTGTTTGAAAAGTTATGCTGTTTGCCTTTACGTCCAACTTTCACCCGACCTTTGCCAGTGACCGAATAACGCTTAGCAGCAGCGCTTTTTGTCTTCATCTTAGGCATGTAAAATCCCTTTTGGTTACAAACCTACTGCTTAGCATTAGGCGCAACCACCATAATCATATTACGACCTTCAAGCTTTGGCATTTGCTCGATGGTGCCAAGATTTTCAGTTTTCAAGCTTTCAACCACACGTTCGAGGATTCGGCGTGCAATCTCTTGATGAGTAATTTCACGCCCACGGAACATCATTGTTACCTTGGTTTTGTGGCCATCACTTAAAAACCTCTTGATGTGCTCAACCTTAGTAAGAAAGTCGTGTTCCTCGATTTTTGGTCTAAACTTGACCTCCTTAACAACCATGCTCGCTTGATTTTTGCGAGCCTCGGCTGATTTTTTCTTTTGCGCATATTTGAACTTGCCATAATCCATAATTCGGCAAACTGGCGGTCGACTATCAGGGGAAATTTCAACAAGATCTAACCCCATTTCAGTCGCCTTCTGCATGGCAAGTTCTGGCGGCATTATTCCGAGTTGCCGACCTTCGGGATCGATAACACGGATTTCTCGCGCTCGGATACGATAATTAATCCGTAAATCGCCATTGTTTTGACTGGGCTTTGCGATAGTTTTCTCCTTAATTAAAAAAAACCAGGTGTTACCCCGGCACGTTCGCACCTTCTCACCCAGGTCGTCAAATATTCGACTGCATCACTATCTACACAATAATTCATTGGTGATAGGAGGCAAGGCCGCGGCTTTTAACACGAGGGAAATTGCCTGGTCAAGCGGCATTTGCCCTTGATCACCTTTCTTGCGCCAACGCAGCGATACTGCACGAGCTTGCATTTCTTTATTACCAAGCACCATTACAAAAGGAATCTTGGCAAGTTCAGCTTCGCGAATTTTGAACCCAAGTTTTTCGTTTCGCTCTTTTAGACTAACTCGAACGCCACGTTCACGCAATGCTGTAACTACCTCGCGACCATAGGACAATAATTCATCATTTACGGTTAGTACCCTTACTTGTTCAGGAGCCAACCATACAGGAAAATCACCAGCCGTATGCTCAATCAAAATGCCAATAAAACGCTCAAGTGAACCTAAAATAGCACGATGAATCATTACTGGACGGCTATCACTGCTTTGTTCGTTGGTATAGGCAAGATTAAAACGACGCGGCAAACCATAATCTAACTGAATTGTAGATAATTGATGCCAACGACCAATAGCGTCACGAACTTGAAAATCAAGTTTTGGACCATAAAAAGCGCCATCGCCAGCATTAAGCGTATATTGCAAACCTGCAACTTGTAGAGCTTTCTCTAGAGTTTTCTCAGCATGCTGCCAAATTTGATCCCATGAAGCCCGTTCATCCGCACTTAATTCTGGCTCATTACCTAAAGATTTCTCAGGGCGAGTTGAAAGAAAAACTTTCATCTCAAGACCAAAATGAAGAAATACATCTTTGATCATAACTACTTGTTGACGTATCTCATCAAGAATTTGATCTTCACGGCAAAAGATATGTGCATCATCTTGAGCAAAAGAACGCACACGCGTTAATCCTGCTGTTACACCAGAGCGCTCATAGCGATGTATACGTCCAAAATCAGCCATACGTATTGGCAAATCACGGTATGAACGCTTGCGATCGGCAAACATTAGACAATGGCATGGGCAATTCATTGGCTTAACGCCATATTCACGTTCATCAAATTGCGAAAAAAACATATTTTCGCTGTAATTTGCCAAATGCCCTGATTGCCTAAATAACTCAACATCGACTACTTGGGGGGTAATAACCTCGTCCATACCAATTACGTCGTAATAACGTCGAATAAAATTAACTAATTGGTTATAAATAAATGCGCCTTTAGCAGTAAAAAACGGCATAGCTGGTGCTAATGAGTGAAACATGAATAAATCGAGATCTTTACCTAATCGACGATGATCACGTTTTTTTGCTTCTTCGAGTTGATGTAAATACGCATCGAGAGTTTTTTGATCCCAAAAAGCCGTACCATAAATACGTGCTAACATTGGGTTACGCTCATCACCACGCCAATATGCACCTGAAATATGGGTAAGCTTGAAAGCTTTTAATAAAGCAGTTGATGGTACATGAGGCCCTCGACACAAATCTACCCATTCACCATGACGATATAATGAAACCGGCTCGCCCTCAGGTATGGCATCGAGTAATTCAAGTTTAAAAGTCTCACCCAAATTTGAAAAAATCTGCTTAGCCTTTTCACGGGTTACCTCTTCACGTATAAAAGGCTCACCTTTAGCCGCGATGTTACGCATTTCGTCCTCGATTTTCTCGAGGTCTTCAGGGGTAAAACCCTCATCGCGCTTAAAATCGTAATAAAAGCCGTTTTCTATAGATGGGCCAATAGTAACTTGTGTGCCTGGGAATAATTGCTGCACCACACTGGCCATTAAATGAGCCGTGGAATGACGTAATACCTCTAAACCCTTTTCACTGCCAATAGTGATAATTTCAAGCTTAGCATCTTGCTTTAAGGGTGTAAAAATATCGACGATCACACCACCATCTATTACGCCACCAACTGCATCACGAGCTAGACGCTTACCAATAGAAGCTGCAATATCTTTTATAGTAGTCCCACTATCGTATTGACGTTGGGAGCCATCAGGCAACGTAATGTTGATTTGTGCGGACATGGGCAACTACTCGCCTTCGTAGCTGGGATACATTATATACACGAATGGTAGGCGCGACTGGGATTGAACCAGCGACCCCTACCGTGTCAAGGTAGTGCTCTCCCACTGAGCTACGCGCCTACTCGCTGTTTTCACCACAAATAGCAAAAACAAATGAGAAGGGCCGCTTATACTCGATGCAATATTGGTGTCAAGATTGTATGTTATTTCTATAATATTTCTTAGTACTAGCCTGGAAGTTAAACCTTGGATACACTGAAGTCGAATTTTAGAATAATCTTAATATTTGCTTCGTTAATCTATTGTTTTATGGTTGTTTTTACTGACGCAAAAGCCAAATTTATCAGGAGGATAGCTACAATGACTTTTAGATTAAGCCTATTAGCAAGGCTTTTGACAATATCACTTGGTTGGCTTGGCGTTAATTCTTTAGCTCTTGCTGCTGATGGTAGCGTTGTAGAAGCCAGTGGTGAAGCCCTAATAAAAAATGGTGATACCGTAACCGCTAAAAAAGCTGCGATTGCCGATGCCCTTAAGAATTGCATCGAAAAAGTCTTAGGCATGCAAATAACAAGTGAATTTACCGCCGCACAGCGCGAGATTGTTCAAAACAACCAGTCAGAATTTAATGCTTATATTAAAGATAATCTCACTCAAAAAAGTGAAGGATTTATTCAAAGTCACGAAATCCTTAGTGAAACAACAAAAGACAACGTAATTACGGTAACAGTGCGCGCAAAAGTCTTTGAATCAAAAGTAAAAGCCAAAGCTGTTGAACTGGCGGAGTTGATTGCTAAAGCCGGAAATCCAAAAATTATGCTAATTATTCAAGAAATCTATAGCAATCCGGCCAAAAATAAACGCACTATTGCAAAAACATCGATTATCGCTGCTCATCTTGAAAAAGAATTGTTGGCCAAAGGTTTTGAATTACGTGGGGCTAAAACAGCTAAAAAAATCGGCGACGATTCCCCTGAGACTTTTGATAAATGGTTAGAAGATGCGGGTGGTGCCGCCCAAGTAGCTCGCGAACAAGGTGCAGATGTTCTTATTGCTGGTCGCGTAGAAATAATAAATAAAGGAAAAATTGAGGATGCTGGCGGACTTACCGAACTAGAAGGACAAATTCAAATTGAAATAATCAGTATGATTCGTGGTATACTAACAGCAAATAGCGAGGTCTTTAGTACTAAACCAGTGACTATGCGTTCGGTTGGCATTAATAGAGAACGCGCAATACATCGTGCTTTACGTGGCTCTGGCCAAAACGCCATTAAACAAACTTTTTCGCAACTGTTAATTGATCTTAAAAAGAGCTTTAAAAAAATTGCTGATACTGGCCAAAATTATGTAGTTATTTTAAATGGAGTAAAAAGTTATCGTAAACATGGCATTCAATTCATTAAAGCACTTAAAAGTATAGATGGCGTCTCTGAAGTAATGCAGAAATCATTTAAAGGTAGCAAGCTAATAGTAAATGTATCTTTTAAGGGTTCTCTCAATGACTTACAGCCAAAAATCTTTGAATCTCTTGAACAAGTCGCAGGTTTCAGTAATTTAGATGTTGATAATATTTCGGGCAAGCAAATTAGTCTTAAACTATAGCTTGCGTCGGTTTGGAGGTATGTCATTCTCACCGACTTTTTTGTTTTGGTAATTTTGCTTTTAGCCCATGGTATTTTCATTGGCGGTGAAACAGCCATTCGGGCGCTTAAGCAAATTCAACCTAATGAGCGTATTCCGGGAGAATCACGTCGTGCTCGAGCAATTGCTTTAATACAAACAAATTCAGAAAGGCTGCTTGTGGCCTTTCAGGTTAGCGCGGCAATTAGTGCAACTACTCTGATAGCATTGACTGTCTATAATTTACACGATGTGCTGCAACAACTTATAGCCCAAATATCTATATTGACTTCAGTAGCTTCTGAATTATCTTTATTTCTACTAATCACTATTTTAAGTTTGCTTATAGTAATAATTGGCACTTTAGTACCAAAAGCTTTAGCGCGACATGCTGCACCAGCTTATGCTGCTATCGTTGTCCCAACTATTTATATTTTTGCTCGTATATTTGCTCCTATTCTTTGGTTAGTAAAACAGTGGGCTAATCTAATAGTGCGCCTGCTACTTGGCGAAGTAGCCAATACTGAAACACGTTTGTCTTCAAATGATTTAGAAAAATTAATCGATCAAGCTTCACTTACTGGGTTGGTGCATCCTCAAGCTGGAGAAATAGCCGTACGCGCTTTAGATTTCGGTGGTGTTGTTATCAATGAAATAATGATACCGCGAACTCAAATTGTTGCCATAAATGCAGATGCCACTTTTGAACAATTACGCCGTTTATTATTAGAAGAAAACCATTCATATTATCCGGTATATAACGGTACCCTTGATGAGATACAGGGCATAATTTCGACTAATGATATTTTAACATTAGTTTGGGAAAAAGAGCTTATCGTTCTACAAGATTTGATTCGACCACCACACTTTGTTCCAGAAAATGTACGAGCGGTTGATGTACTGCGTGAACTGCAACGCGAACATATTCAATTTGCTATTGTAGTAGATGAACATGGTGGTACGGCCGGAATTATAACTACCAAAGATTTGATAGAAGAATTGGTTGGCGAAATAATCGAACAAGGTGAGAGATCGCCTGAGCATGTGTATGCCCAACGTGATGGTTCATTAGTAGTTCCAGGTAATATGGCGATACGTGATGCTAATCGTGAGTTACCCTTTGAACTATCTGAAGATGAAGAGTATGCCAGCGTTGGAGGGCTTGCGGTTACGCTCGCCGGACGTATCCCAGAATCTGGCGAACGTCTTATTACTAATAATGGTATTGTTCTTGAAATTCTCGATGCTTCGCCACGTCGCGTACGTTGGTTACGTTTTTGGCCACCACCACAAAGACCGCAGAGTCTGTCACAAAATAAATAAAATGCCTCAAATTTGGTAAATTCAAAATTGAGCATTAAAGTTATTTTTGAAATGCTTGATCGTAGTCGTTTAGTACTAGCAATGGTACTCGCTGGTGGGCAGGGAGCACGCCTATATCCCTTGACCGCTCATCGCGCCAAATCTGCTGTACCTTTTGGCTCTCGCTATCGCATAATTGATTTCATTCTTAATAACTTCGTAAACTCTGGAATTTACTCGATTTATGTTCTAACTCAATTTCGTGCACAGTCTTTAACCGAGCATATTCAACGTTATTGGCGTTTTGGTGCTTTTATTACTGACCACTTTATTACCTTAGTACCAGCACAAATGTACCGCTACGAAGAATTAGGATCATCTTGGTACCGTGGTACCGCTGATGCAATTTACCAAAATGCTCATCTAATAGATGACTATTCACCAAAGTTGGTTGCAGTATTTGGCGGAGATCATGTGTTTAAAATGGAAGTTAGCCACATGGTTGAATACCACCAAGAATGCAACGCCGATATAACAATTGCTGGTTATCGAGTACCTATCGAGCAAGCATCACGCTTTGGTGTGCTGCAAGTAAATGACTCAGCAAAACTGCTTAGTTTTTCTGAAAAACCCGTAAAGCCACCGGATCTTACCAATAAGCCCGGATGGGTTTACATATCAATGGGCAATTATATTTTTAACCGCAAAATCTTAATAGACTTATTAGGTGAGGATGCGCATGACCCCGAATCATCGCATGATTTTGGTAAAGATATAATTCCACGAGCACTGCGTGAAGGTTATGATATTCGTGTTTATGATTTTCATAGCAACCCTATTCCGGGCCAAGACAAACCAAATACATATTGGCGAGATATAGGTACTATTGATGCGTATCACGAAGCATCTATGGATCTTGTACAAGTTGTACCAG
Encoded here:
- a CDS encoding HlyC/CorC family transporter → MVILLLAHGIFIGGETAIRALKQIQPNERIPGESRRARAIALIQTNSERLLVAFQVSAAISATTLIALTVYNLHDVLQQLIAQISILTSVASELSLFLLITILSLLIVIIGTLVPKALARHAAPAYAAIVVPTIYIFARIFAPILWLVKQWANLIVRLLLGEVANTETRLSSNDLEKLIDQASLTGLVHPQAGEIAVRALDFGGVVINEIMIPRTQIVAINADATFEQLRRLLLEENHSYYPVYNGTLDEIQGIISTNDILTLVWEKELIVLQDLIRPPHFVPENVRAVDVLRELQREHIQFAIVVDEHGGTAGIITTKDLIEELVGEIIEQGERSPEHVYAQRDGSLVVPGNMAIRDANRELPFELSEDEEYASVGGLAVTLAGRIPESGERLITNNGIVLEILDASPRRVRWLRFWPPPQRPQSLSQNK
- a CDS encoding flagellar assembly protein T N-terminal domain-containing protein, giving the protein MTFRLSLLARLLTISLGWLGVNSLALAADGSVVEASGEALIKNGDTVTAKKAAIADALKNCIEKVLGMQITSEFTAAQREIVQNNQSEFNAYIKDNLTQKSEGFIQSHEILSETTKDNVITVTVRAKVFESKVKAKAVELAELIAKAGNPKIMLIIQEIYSNPAKNKRTIAKTSIIAAHLEKELLAKGFELRGAKTAKKIGDDSPETFDKWLEDAGGAAQVAREQGADVLIAGRVEIINKGKIEDAGGLTELEGQIQIEIISMIRGILTANSEVFSTKPVTMRSVGINRERAIHRALRGSGQNAIKQTFSQLLIDLKKSFKKIADTGQNYVVILNGVKSYRKHGIQFIKALKSIDGVSEVMQKSFKGSKLIVNVSFKGSLNDLQPKIFESLEQVAGFSNLDVDNISGKQISLKL
- the rpmI gene encoding 50S ribosomal protein L35, whose product is MPKMKTKSAAAKRYSVTGKGRVKVGRKGKQHNFSNKSRKRKRNLRGGKLLGPADEAMAKSLLPYA
- the pheS gene encoding phenylalanine--tRNA ligase subunit alpha, with the translated sequence MEDLKRIEDAVLVKLQNATTEHDITQIRSEYLGKKGAIGKAMQGLRELAANERPQAGQRINEVKQAIEAALESAQKRINAVAVKQKQKAGSYDVTLPGRRVIAGAPHPLRLVEAEVIRILTELGFSVAEGPLVEHDWYTFEALNIPANHPARDMQDTFFITEQVVLRPHTSNVQTRVMLGRKPPLRIVAPGMTFRNDDIDPTHSPVFHQIEGFWVDEKVTFADLKGVLHRLAERLFGVGAKVRFRPSFFPFTEPSAEVDVSCSACGGVGGTCRVCKGTGWLEILGSGMIDPAVFEAVGYNPEKVQGFAFGMGIERIAMLRYGIDDIRVLFENDLRFLRQFG
- a CDS encoding phenylalanine--tRNA ligase subunit beta; translation: MEISLNWLSEFVELPELPQLVQKLTAVGIEVEAVRDSAAKVKKVIVGLIEECDEHPNANRLHVCKVFDGKARHQVVCGASNVTVGMRAPFAPIGAQVPAFDIEPRLIRGIESAGMLCSRADLGLESSSEGLWDLGNDAEIGSNVLEIAGIGPSITLGITPNRPDLLSHIGVAREIAAATGKKLKLPSFRLTEKGPEIRSLARVIIDDTNGCKRYVARVVRHVKVGPSPKWLINRIEQAGMRSINNIVDATNYVLLEMGQPLHAFDISQIASEEGLPTLHVRHAQKDEQIKTLDGNDIRLGEDDLLIADSRRALALAGVMGGQNSEVTATTTTVLLESAYFDPARVRCTAKRHAMRTESSMRFERGCDPGAVIRAIDRCAQLLVEIAEGEVAKGYFEVAAKLELTREVPIRFARVKRLLGIELNAETIVQLLEPLEIRVAGRTEAAIRVIVPSFRPDLMREVDIIEELARRYGYDKIPERLPDTGTEYYYDAGSDTLKDILRARLIASSCSEVVTFGFGNPAIMKLLAPEKGEPLKIINPLGEELSALRTSLLPGLLNVLSHNQRFGQKDIRIFEIGSVFSSRDKVEDEDPRDRDLPQENLVAGLLICGGRYQSLWYERGENVDFSDLSGIIEDLSQTFQLTEPIRSMPATKSILNPYCSATISLEDRAIGYAGQLLPEICEQFDICGPVYVAEIELASFAALRNKISYKPLPKYPKTRRDIAIIAPCNIPAEKIRAFLLQNAGGKLGSEVIEQVRLFDVYKGKPISDSHVSLAFAIDYRSRERTLTDSEVSEAFNFVQDALKKQFQVEVRSAS
- the rplT gene encoding 50S ribosomal protein L20, with protein sequence MPRTKGGPKTRARRKAVFKRAKGFYGGRRKLFAPAKETVDRALAYAFSGRKQAKRQYRSLWIARINAAVRPLGLSYSRFIAGLSRAKIEIDRRVLAELARSDATAFSAIANAAKQAL
- the infC gene encoding translation initiation factor IF-3 — its product is MAKPSQNNGDLRINYRIRAREIRVIDPEGRQLGIMPPELAMQKATEMGLDLVEISPDSRPPVCRIMDYGKFKYAQKKKSAEARKNQASMVVKEVKFRPKIEEHDFLTKVEHIKRFLSDGHKTKVTMMFRGREITHQEIARRILERVVESLKTENLGTIEQMPKLEGRNMIMVVAPNAKQ
- the thrS gene encoding threonine--tRNA ligase, coding for MSAQINITLPDGSQRQYDSGTTIKDIAASIGKRLARDAVGGVIDGGVIVDIFTPLKQDAKLEIITIGSEKGLEVLRHSTAHLMASVVQQLFPGTQVTIGPSIENGFYYDFKRDEGFTPEDLEKIEDEMRNIAAKGEPFIREEVTREKAKQIFSNLGETFKLELLDAIPEGEPVSLYRHGEWVDLCRGPHVPSTALLKAFKLTHISGAYWRGDERNPMLARIYGTAFWDQKTLDAYLHQLEEAKKRDHRRLGKDLDLFMFHSLAPAMPFFTAKGAFIYNQLVNFIRRYYDVIGMDEVITPQVVDVELFRQSGHLANYSENMFFSQFDEREYGVKPMNCPCHCLMFADRKRSYRDLPIRMADFGRIHRYERSGVTAGLTRVRSFAQDDAHIFCREDQILDEIRQQVVMIKDVFLHFGLEMKVFLSTRPEKSLGNEPELSADERASWDQIWQHAEKTLEKALQVAGLQYTLNAGDGAFYGPKLDFQVRDAIGRWHQLSTIQLDYGLPRRFNLAYTNEQSSDSRPVMIHRAILGSLERFIGILIEHTAGDFPVWLAPEQVRVLTVNDELLSYGREVVTALRERGVRVSLKERNEKLGFKIREAELAKIPFVMVLGNKEMQARAVSLRWRKKGDQGQMPLDQAISLVLKAAALPPITNELLCR
- the glgC gene encoding glucose-1-phosphate adenylyltransferase; its protein translation is MLDRSRLVLAMVLAGGQGARLYPLTAHRAKSAVPFGSRYRIIDFILNNFVNSGIYSIYVLTQFRAQSLTEHIQRYWRFGAFITDHFITLVPAQMYRYEELGSSWYRGTADAIYQNAHLIDDYSPKLVAVFGGDHVFKMEVSHMVEYHQECNADITIAGYRVPIEQASRFGVLQVNDSAKLLSFSEKPVKPPDLTNKPGWVYISMGNYIFNRKILIDLLGEDAHDPESSHDFGKDIIPRALREGYDIRVYDFHSNPIPGQDKPNTYWRDIGTIDAYHEASMDLVQVVPELDIYNPEWTLRAASIFSPPVKFVHEAGHRIGHAINSLVAGGVIVSGGLVRESLLFRRVRINSFSIVEHSVCFDNVEIGRDCRLKKTIIDKDVSVPPGTRIGYDVEEDRARGFTVTEKGIVVVPKAYRFESQ